Proteins encoded in a region of the Coffea eugenioides isolate CCC68of chromosome 4, Ceug_1.0, whole genome shotgun sequence genome:
- the LOC113768107 gene encoding beta-galactosidase 10 produces the protein MGMRKKKLCSIFIPPFTILVVLTCVFTFSSAAAANYSITYDRRSLIINGQRKLLISASIHYPRSVPAMWPGLVQLAKEGGVDVIETYVFWNGHELSPNNYYFGGRYDLVKFCKIVQQAGMYMILRIGPFVAAEWNFGGVPVWLHYVPGTVFRTDNEPFKYYMQKFMTYIVNLMKQEKLFASQGGPIILTQVENEYGYYEAAYGEGGKRYALWAARMANSQNTSVPWMMCQQFDVPDHVIDTCNSFYCDQFKPISPNTPKIWTENWPGWFKTFGSRDPHRPVEDVAYSVARFFQKGGSLHNYYMYHGGTNFGRTSGGPFITTSYDYDAPIDEYGLARLPKWGHLKDLHKAIKLCENVLLGSEPSLLSLGPLQEADVYEDMSGNCAAFISNMDDKNDKTVQFRNKSYYLPAWSVSILPDCKNVVFNTAKVGYQTSVVEMVPSNFTSSTLSPNRDLKGVTWEVYQEKAMIWGQADFTNNGFVDHINTTKDTTDYLWYTTSFLVDENEDCLRNGSSAMLLVESKGHALHAFVNEKLQATGTGNGTVSTFKFMSPIILKAGKNDIAILSMTVGLQNAGPFYDWVGAGPSSVKILGLKNGTLDLSRYTWAHKIGLQGEHLKVYQGDGLNSSNWVSTTEPPKEQPLTWYKIVVDSPPGNEPVGLDVLHMGKGLAWLNGEEIGRYWPRKSSKHEECVLYCNYRGKFSPNKCSTGCGEPTQRWYHIPRSWFKPSGNVLVIFEEKGGDPTQIRFFQRKISVVCAHVSEDHPSFDLNYFQKAGNENLTNKATVQLVCPMNARISAVKFASFGTPTGNCGSYAKGDCHDANSASFIEKVCLHRNDCVLEVGKGNFNTGLCPGRAKRLAVEVVCS, from the exons GCTCAATCTTCATCCCACCATTTACAATACTAGTAGTACTAACTTGTGTATTCACGTTTTCATCAGCAGCAGCTGCTAATTACAGCATCACTTATGATCGACGCTCTTTGATTATCAATGGCCAGAGGAAGCTTCTCATTTCCGCCTCCATTCATTACCCCCGCAGCGTCCCAGCT ATGTGGCCAGGGCTGGTCCAGTTGGCGAAGGAAGGAGGCGTGGACGTCATTGAAACCTATGTCTTCTGGAATGGTCATGAGCTTTCGCCGAACAAT TACTACTTTGGAGGAAGGTATGATCTGGTAAAATTCTGCAAGATCGTTCAACAGGCTGGCATGTATATGATACTACGTATTGGTCCATTTGTCGCAGCAGAGTGGAACTTTGG TGGAGTGCCTGTTTGGTTGCATTATGTGCCGGGCACTGTTTTCCGAACTGACAATGAACCTTTCAAG TACTACATGCAGAAGTTTATGACATATATAGTGAATTTGATGAAGCAAGAAAAGCTTTTTGCATCGCAGGGAGGGCCTATCATCTTAACCCAG GTAGAAAATGAGTATGGTTACTATGAAGCAGCTTATGGAGAAGGAGGCAAAAGATATGCTTTGTGGGCTGCTAGAATGGCGAATTCTCAAAATACGAGTGTACCTTGGATGATGTGCCAGCAATTTGATGTTCCAGATCATGTG ATTGATACGTGTAATTCATTTTACTGTGATCAATTCAAACCAATCTCTCCAAACACGCCCAAAATTTGGACTGAAAATTGGCCTGGATG GTTCAAGACATTTGGGTCCAGAGATCCACACAGGCCTGTGGAAGATGTTGCTTATTCTGTTGCCCGCTTTTTCCAGAAAGGAGGAAGCTTGCATAACTATTACATG TACCATGGTGGGACAAACTTTGGCCGGACTTCAGGGGGCCCATTCATAACCACTAGTTACGATTACGATGCACCCATTGACGAATATG GGCTAGCAAGGCTTCCAAAGTGGGGACATCTTAAAGATCTTCATAAAGCTATAAAATTATGCGAGAATGTTTTGCTGGGCAGTGAACCATCATTGCTGTCACTGGGTCCTTTGCAGGAG GCTGATGTATACGAAGACATGTCTGGAAATTGTGCTGCATTCATTTCCAATATGGATGATAAAAATGACAAAACGGTACAGTTCCGAAACAAGTCATATTACCTGCCTGCATGGTCAGTTAGCATACTGCCAGACTGCAAAAATGTTGTGTTCAACACTGCAAAG GTTGGATACCAAACTTCTGTAGTTGAGATGGTCCCATCAAACTTTACGTCATCAACATTATCACCAAATAGGGACTTAAAAGGTGTTACATGGGAAGTGTACCAGGAGAAAGCCATGATATGGGGCCAAGCTGATTTCACTAACAATGGCTTTGTTGATCACATTAACACCACTAAAGATACAACAGACTACCTCTGGTATACCACAAG TTTCCTTGTTGATGAAAATGAAGattgcttgagaaatggaagcAGTGCAATGCTTTTAGTTGAATCCAAGGGTCATGCACTCCATGCTTTTGTTAATGAGAAACTTCAAG CTACTGGTACAGGAAACGGAACAGTATCCACCTTTAAGTTTATGAGCCCCATAATTCTCAAGGCAGGAAAGAATGATATTGCTATATTGAGCATGACAGTCGGGCTACAA AATGCAGGACCTTTCTATGACTGGGTTGGAGCTGGTCCAAGCAGCGTGAAAATTCTGGGGCTTAAGAATGGAACTCTAGATTTGTCTAGATATACGTGGGCCCATAAG ATTGGATTGCAAGGAGAACATCTAAAGGTATACCAGGGAGATGGTTTGAACAGTTCAAACTGGGTATCCACTACAGAACCACCAAAAGAACAACCCCTGACATGGTACAAG ATTGTAGTGGACTCTCCTCCTGGAAATGAGCCTGTTGGACTTGACGTGCTTCACATGGGTAAAGGTTTGGCTTGGTTGAATGGAGAAGAAATTGGCAGATACTGGCCTAGGAAAAGCTCTAAACACGAAGAGTGTGTCCTTTACTGCAACTATAGAGGCAAATTTAGTCCCAACAAGTGCAGCACTGGATGTGGAGAACCAACACAAAGATG GTACCATATTCCAAGGTCCTGGTTCAAGCCATCAGGAAATGTCTTGGTGATCTTTGAGGAGAAGGGCGGGGATCCTACTCAAATTAGATTCTTCCAACGAAAAATTTCAGTTGTCTGTGCTCATGTTTCAGAGGATCATCCTTCATTTGACCTCAATTACTTTCAGAAGGCTGGAAATGAAAACCTCACAAATAAAGCAACAGTTCAGTTGGTTTGTCCTATGAATGCTCGCATTTCAGCTGTGAAATTTGCAAGCTTTGGAACACCTACAGGGAATTGTGGATCCTATGCCAAGGGAGACTGTCATGATGCTAATTCAGCTTCATTCATCGAAAAG GTTTGCTTGCACAGAAACGACTGTGTTTTGGAAGTCGGGAAAGGAAATTTTAACACCGGATTGTGTCCTGGAAGGGCAAAAAGACTTGCTGTTGAAGTAGTTTGTAGCTGA